The following proteins are encoded in a genomic region of Candidatus Marinarcus aquaticus:
- a CDS encoding HAD family hydrolase: MKTKAVIFDLDGTLIDSLEDIAVCMNEVLKEFDLPTHELHKYNHFVGDGALFLTQRAVPQNSSEELIQKVFKRYTKVYDAVLCENTSAYDGIYELLDILQQEKIKLAVLSNKPHPFTCKYVETLFQEYAFLEVHGQKEDVPKKPHPMGAMNIAHALKLEPHEIFYVGDTPTDIKTAQAAQMKSIGVLWGFRPKEELEEAGADFLASTPLDIWDIIQKH; this comes from the coding sequence ATGAAGACCAAAGCCGTGATATTTGACCTTGATGGCACACTCATTGACTCATTGGAAGATATTGCTGTTTGTATGAACGAGGTATTAAAAGAGTTTGATTTACCCACACATGAACTGCATAAATATAACCATTTTGTAGGAGATGGTGCACTGTTTTTAACTCAAAGAGCCGTACCCCAAAACAGTTCTGAAGAACTCATTCAAAAAGTGTTTAAGCGCTATACCAAAGTCTATGATGCCGTATTATGTGAAAACACATCTGCATACGACGGCATTTATGAACTGCTTGATATCTTACAACAAGAGAAAATAAAACTGGCGGTACTTTCCAATAAACCGCACCCATTTACGTGTAAATATGTGGAAACACTTTTTCAAGAGTATGCCTTTTTAGAAGTGCACGGGCAAAAAGAGGACGTGCCTAAAAAACCTCATCCTATGGGGGCTATGAATATTGCGCACGCGTTAAAGCTTGAACCACATGAGATTTTTTATGTGGGTGATACACCCACAGATATAAAAACCGCGCAAGCCGCACAGATGAAAAGCATAGGCGTATTGTGGGGATTTCGTCCCAAAGAAGAGCTTGAAGAAGCCGGCGCAGACTTTTTAGCCTCTACGCCTTTAGATATTTGGGATATTATACAAAAACATTAA
- a CDS encoding multidrug effflux MFS transporter: MKKSINHIYLIILLSILSAVAPMSIDTYIPSIPNMAQDFAVGIEKVELTLSIFLIGFALGQIFGGVVSDRIGRRKSSLIGLLGFAFFSFIIVFSTNIYELWLYRFIEAFFGGLIVVNANAVVRDIFHGQEAAKIFSLIGSIRSIAPLVAPAIGAFIIHFFPWEGIFIFLGLYALIVALMIYKDLQESYTYVKTKALESYKIVFKNRNAMLIMLVLGLGFSGMFILIAKSSFIYIEYYGISTDMFPFFFGFSIVVLMVMIQFNIKLLKQYTARTLVQFALSIQLILAACFIAVSHDISLPLAMFFISLYMGLTGFIYGNCTALAMEDFSKNAGVASSVIGVVQFGIGALISAVVLLFHTPTLTPIAISIFLISLIGLFLLHFYKK, encoded by the coding sequence TTGAAAAAATCCATCAATCATATCTATTTGATCATACTCTTATCGATTTTATCTGCTGTGGCACCCATGTCCATTGATACATATATTCCTTCCATTCCTAATATGGCGCAAGATTTTGCAGTAGGCATTGAAAAAGTGGAACTCACACTCTCTATTTTTCTTATCGGGTTTGCGTTAGGTCAAATCTTTGGAGGCGTGGTCTCAGATAGAATTGGGCGACGAAAAAGTTCACTTATTGGACTGCTTGGTTTTGCCTTTTTCAGCTTTATCATTGTCTTTTCTACCAATATTTACGAACTTTGGTTGTATCGATTTATTGAAGCCTTTTTTGGTGGTTTAATTGTAGTCAATGCCAATGCCGTTGTACGAGACATTTTTCATGGTCAAGAAGCCGCTAAAATCTTCTCACTTATTGGAAGCATACGAAGCATTGCACCGCTTGTAGCACCTGCAATTGGTGCCTTTATTATTCACTTTTTTCCGTGGGAAGGTATTTTTATCTTTTTAGGATTATATGCCTTAATTGTGGCATTAATGATCTACAAAGATTTACAAGAGAGCTACACTTATGTCAAAACCAAAGCGTTGGAGTCGTATAAAATAGTCTTTAAAAACAGAAATGCCATGCTAATCATGCTGGTTTTAGGATTGGGGTTTTCAGGGATGTTCATACTCATTGCAAAATCCTCATTTATTTATATTGAGTATTATGGCATTTCAACGGATATGTTCCCTTTTTTCTTTGGCTTTAGTATTGTGGTCTTGATGGTGATGATTCAGTTCAATATCAAACTGCTCAAACAGTATACCGCACGAACCTTAGTACAGTTTGCTTTGAGTATTCAACTGATTTTAGCGGCATGTTTTATCGCCGTTTCACACGATATTTCCCTGCCATTGGCAATGTTTTTTATTTCCCTTTATATGGGACTTACAGGCTTTATTTATGGAAATTGTACGGCTTTGGCCATGGAAGATTTTTCTAAAAATGCAGGCGTGGCATCCTCTGTAATTGGAGTGGTGCAGTTTGGAATAGGGGCGTTGATTTCTGCAGTGGTGCTTCTGTTTCACACCCCCACACTCACCCCTATTGCCATCAGTATTTTTCTTATTTCACTGATAGGACTCTTCTTGCTTCATTTTTATAAGAAGTAA
- a CDS encoding YaaA family protein codes for MKILLAPAETKNSGGNQAVYGKNNFCFPQLFEKRDAIVQMYEAHVKHLDPKALSAWFGLKNDKEVQKYAHTLLDKPGMKAIQRYNGVAFDALEYDNLTTKAQAYIDKNVVLFSNLFGPILACDIIPDYKYKQGAKLPNISVERYYCENFTDALDNFLGEEVLDLRAGFYEKFYKVKHANVLTFKFIKEGKVVSHWAKHYRGRVLNAVAKHNIQNFSEFMQMQIEGLQLLEIQEKKNNKLLILNIVD; via the coding sequence ATGAAGATTTTGCTCGCACCTGCTGAGACAAAAAACAGCGGGGGCAACCAAGCAGTGTATGGGAAAAACAATTTCTGTTTTCCCCAGCTGTTTGAAAAAAGAGATGCCATTGTACAGATGTATGAGGCACATGTGAAACATTTAGACCCCAAAGCTTTGAGTGCTTGGTTTGGTCTGAAAAATGATAAAGAGGTGCAAAAATACGCACACACACTTTTAGATAAACCGGGCATGAAAGCCATACAGCGTTATAACGGTGTGGCATTTGATGCTTTGGAATATGACAACTTAACAACAAAAGCACAAGCGTACATTGATAAAAATGTGGTGCTTTTTTCTAATCTTTTTGGGCCTATTTTGGCTTGTGATATTATCCCTGATTATAAATACAAACAAGGTGCAAAGTTACCAAACATCAGTGTAGAGAGATACTATTGTGAGAACTTTACTGATGCATTGGATAATTTTTTGGGTGAAGAAGTATTGGATCTTCGTGCTGGGTTTTATGAAAAATTTTATAAAGTCAAACACGCCAATGTTTTAACTTTTAAATTCATCAAAGAAGGCAAAGTTGTCAGTCACTGGGCAAAACATTATCGAGGACGTGTTTTAAACGCCGTAGCCAAACACAACATACAAAATTTCAGTGAATTTATGCAGATGCAAATTGAGGGTTTACAACTCTTAGAAATTCAAGAAAAAAAGAATAATAAACTGCTTATTCTGAATATTGTCGATTAA
- a CDS encoding CNNM domain-containing protein, with product MLMFIYFLIAVGVSFLCSILEAVLLSITASHIEVVKSKNEKLGALMYRQKEQINISIGAILTLNTFAHTLGAAGVGSEAVKLFGEEFMFYISAVLTILILVFSEIIPKTLGANYWKSLGGISTRIISVLVFITYPLVIIMNKITAFISKDGKSSISREEVAAAASIAQASGVLKDSESDVIENLLNLDEMKVKQIHTPRSVMFALDKHELLDSFYNAQTRINFDKMKEYSRVPIYDEHIDNIVGLVISKEYFHEHITDSLENKEAIIKPVYKINENIPVSKLLNLFLSRNEHLFVVTDNYGQTEGVVTLEDAIETLLGIEIVDELDNNVDLREVAKVKMKLLRKKILQQQHRS from the coding sequence ATGCTGATGTTTATTTATTTTCTCATTGCTGTGGGAGTCTCTTTTTTATGTTCCATTCTTGAAGCGGTGCTTCTAAGTATCACGGCTTCACATATTGAAGTGGTCAAAAGCAAAAATGAAAAATTGGGTGCTTTGATGTACAGACAAAAAGAGCAGATTAATATCTCTATTGGAGCTATTTTAACGCTCAATACCTTTGCACACACATTGGGTGCAGCAGGAGTGGGAAGTGAAGCAGTGAAACTCTTTGGTGAAGAGTTTATGTTTTATATCTCAGCTGTATTGACGATTTTGATTTTGGTTTTCAGTGAGATCATTCCTAAAACGTTAGGGGCAAACTACTGGAAGAGTTTGGGTGGTATTTCCACACGCATTATTTCAGTGTTGGTTTTTATCACGTATCCTTTGGTCATTATCATGAATAAAATCACAGCTTTTATCAGCAAAGATGGGAAATCCTCTATTTCACGAGAAGAGGTTGCAGCAGCTGCTAGCATTGCCCAAGCAAGCGGGGTATTAAAAGATTCTGAAAGTGATGTCATAGAGAACCTTTTGAATCTTGATGAGATGAAAGTAAAGCAGATACACACCCCAAGAAGTGTCATGTTTGCTCTTGATAAACACGAGCTTTTGGACTCTTTTTATAATGCGCAAACCCGTATCAATTTTGATAAAATGAAAGAGTACTCTAGAGTACCTATTTATGATGAACACATTGATAACATTGTGGGGTTAGTCATTTCAAAAGAGTATTTTCATGAACATATCACTGATAGCTTAGAGAATAAAGAAGCCATCATCAAACCGGTTTATAAAATTAATGAAAATATTCCTGTATCAAAACTGTTGAACCTTTTTCTTTCACGTAATGAACATCTCTTTGTGGTGACAGACAATTATGGACAAACCGAAGGGGTCGTTACTTTAGAAGATGCCATTGAGACTCTTTTGGGCATTGAGATTGTGGATGAGTTGGATAACAATGTTGATTTGCGTGAAGTGGCAAAAGTGAAAATGAAGCTGTTGCGTAAAAAGATTTTACAACAACAGCATCGCTCTTAA
- a CDS encoding MFS transporter produces MQPYRTILLTSLLILFACLGLGRFGFGMVLPNLEHSLNISTTLSGFISTSNFVGYFIGIFAVSYLYKRFQTSNLIASMLLLQAVSMFCMTLFDDYKMVAFFYALSGLSSAIPNISIMVYITHMIPQEKRGKALGFIITGFGYAIIFSGFYVPFIEQHIKINAWSVSWNSFALLTLLIALLSKFTLVQPDTHQHDEEEPFNIKKTLLTSSFWKITWLYSVFGLTYVVYITYFVYAVMDKYRVSIHDGGTFWALLGFTSLISTPILGALADRVGSYKTLILIYVTLSCSHMVLAFDMPYGTVILSAMLFGFTAWSIPPLITLLTSIHFGKHKTAQVFSMVTMIFAIGQAIAPFIAGYMFDLNGSFDMVFLVCMLLCFSAALGAFIFSKEKPATHSAI; encoded by the coding sequence ATGCAACCCTACCGAACCATCTTACTGACCTCTTTGCTCATTTTGTTTGCATGTTTGGGTTTGGGTCGGTTTGGTTTTGGTATGGTGCTTCCTAATTTAGAGCACTCTTTAAATATCTCAACAACCCTTTCAGGCTTCATTAGCACCTCCAATTTTGTGGGTTATTTTATCGGTATTTTTGCAGTAAGTTACCTCTATAAACGGTTTCAAACCTCAAATTTGATTGCTTCAATGCTTCTACTTCAAGCTGTTAGTATGTTTTGTATGACGCTCTTTGATGATTATAAAATGGTTGCTTTTTTCTATGCTTTAAGTGGGCTTTCCAGTGCCATTCCCAATATCTCTATCATGGTTTACATCACACACATGATTCCCCAAGAAAAACGAGGAAAGGCCTTGGGTTTTATCATCACTGGTTTTGGTTATGCCATTATTTTTTCAGGTTTTTATGTCCCCTTTATCGAACAACACATAAAGATAAATGCATGGAGTGTGTCGTGGAACAGTTTTGCGTTGTTAACACTTTTAATTGCGCTGTTAAGCAAATTTACATTGGTACAACCAGACACTCACCAACACGATGAAGAGGAACCTTTTAACATCAAAAAGACGCTTTTAACAAGCAGTTTCTGGAAAATCACATGGCTTTATAGCGTTTTTGGATTGACCTATGTGGTGTACATAACCTACTTTGTTTATGCGGTGATGGACAAATACCGTGTGTCGATTCATGATGGCGGCACTTTTTGGGCACTTCTTGGTTTTACATCACTTATTTCAACCCCAATTTTAGGTGCTTTAGCCGATAGAGTAGGAAGTTATAAAACCCTTATTCTTATTTATGTAACCCTGAGTTGTTCACACATGGTCTTAGCTTTTGATATGCCTTATGGCACAGTCATACTCTCTGCCATGCTCTTTGGATTTACAGCATGGAGTATTCCACCTTTGATTACGTTATTGACCTCCATTCATTTTGGTAAGCATAAAACAGCGCAAGTCTTTTCAATGGTGACGATGATTTTTGCGATAGGACAAGCCATTGCTCCATTCATTGCAGGATATATGTTTGATCTTAATGGCAGTTTTGATATGGTCTTTTTAGTCTGTATGCTGTTGTGTTTCAGTGCAGCACTTGGTGCCTTTATTTTCTCAAAAGAGAAGCCAGCTACACATTCAGCAATATAA
- a CDS encoding YchJ family protein, which translates to MKVQENGLCPCNSGKAYHKCCKILHDGMKNASNALELMRSRYSAYAKQRAHYIINTTHPKNEEYSNDLPSWFCAINNFMQSTTFEDLKVLDFNEKNNEAFVIFQAVLSLDGQDCSFTERSHFIKENDFWYYESGEIFEQI; encoded by the coding sequence ATGAAAGTGCAAGAAAATGGACTTTGTCCCTGTAACAGTGGTAAGGCTTATCATAAATGTTGTAAAATACTGCACGATGGAATGAAGAACGCCAGTAACGCTTTGGAGTTGATGCGTTCGCGATACAGTGCCTATGCAAAGCAAAGAGCGCACTATATTATTAATACAACACATCCCAAGAACGAAGAGTATTCAAACGATTTGCCCTCGTGGTTCTGTGCTATAAATAATTTTATGCAAAGCACCACGTTTGAAGATCTCAAAGTATTAGACTTCAATGAAAAAAACAATGAAGCTTTTGTGATCTTTCAAGCAGTTTTGAGCCTAGATGGTCAAGATTGTTCATTTACAGAAAGAAGTCATTTTATTAAAGAGAATGACTTTTGGTACTATGAAAGTGGGGAAATCTTTGAACAGATATAA
- a CDS encoding molybdopterin-dependent oxidoreductase, translating into MKSNMDRRTFLKTGSIAAAAVAQAQAIPLVGESLLNDKKGSFSASHFGAFEANVRNSRFEGVNAFEGDDYPSSLVNALPARTYAEDRILYPCVREDYLKNGYKSDKSKRGKDKFVRVSWEKALELVANEIKRTHKEFGDDSIYGGSYGWYCVGSLNNPQALLGRMLHITGGYTSRTCTYSTHAIRQITPYITGTDESTAKPTAYPVLIKNSECIVFWGADVVNTNQIAWGVPDHKTYKYLKELKEEAKKRDIKFYIIDPVYNNTGMYFDAEHIKVNPTTDVALMLGIAHYLYTNKLHDEKFLRKCTYGFKQFKEYLLGNTEDKIAKTPKWASKICGVDEKVIEMLAKEFASKRTMLMGGWATQRAHHGEQPNWMLITLASMLGQIGLPGGGYGCSYHYSGGGVPMPAAATGNAQSEKSLNGSTGPQAEKGALSASPGLSGMSRKTKIDGPWQKSKVPVIPVSRIVECLENPGKEIKFDGNIIKYPDIRMAYWAGGNPFHHHQDRNRMIKAYQKLETFVVQDAFWTATARMADIILPCTLEQERNDITKAHSNSYIFAMKQASEPYGEAKDDYDIFTELLKHFSNKHVHAFTEGRSKMEWIEHFYNASYEKAKNSGVKMPSFKEFWEKGYCEFETPEVAKKFVRFEDFRKNPIVNRLGTPSGKIEIFSKKIASYDYDNCKGHPMWFEPMEWLGSEKVDKYPLNLISPHPKYRLHSQLNNTWLRHLEEVNGREPIWINTKDAKKRGIKNGDVVRIFNDRGQILGGAVVTEYVKEGAVRMQEGAWYDPSEAGEPGTLCRHGDVNVLIPDVGTSNLAQGNQATALVEIEKFKEEVPEIGIFKSPAIKGA; encoded by the coding sequence ATGAAAAGTAATATGGACAGAAGAACGTTTCTGAAAACAGGTTCCATCGCAGCAGCTGCTGTGGCACAAGCTCAGGCAATACCTTTAGTGGGAGAATCTCTATTAAATGATAAAAAAGGGAGTTTCAGTGCTTCTCACTTTGGAGCATTTGAAGCGAATGTAAGAAACTCTCGATTTGAAGGAGTCAATGCGTTTGAAGGGGATGATTATCCATCTTCTTTAGTGAATGCTTTGCCTGCACGTACGTATGCAGAAGACAGAATTTTGTATCCTTGTGTACGAGAAGACTATTTAAAAAATGGCTACAAAAGTGATAAATCAAAAAGAGGAAAAGATAAATTCGTTCGAGTGAGTTGGGAAAAAGCGTTGGAGCTGGTTGCCAATGAGATTAAAAGAACGCATAAAGAGTTTGGTGATGATTCTATTTATGGTGGAAGTTATGGATGGTATTGTGTGGGATCATTGAACAACCCACAAGCACTTTTAGGAAGAATGTTGCACATTACAGGTGGATATACTTCAAGAACGTGTACGTATTCAACCCATGCCATTAGACAGATCACACCTTATATTACAGGTACAGATGAATCAACAGCAAAACCAACGGCATACCCTGTATTGATCAAAAACAGTGAGTGTATTGTATTTTGGGGTGCAGATGTGGTCAATACCAACCAAATTGCATGGGGTGTGCCCGATCATAAAACCTATAAATATTTAAAAGAACTTAAAGAAGAGGCAAAAAAACGGGACATCAAGTTTTATATCATTGACCCTGTGTATAACAACACGGGAATGTATTTTGATGCAGAGCATATTAAAGTCAATCCAACAACAGATGTGGCATTGATGTTGGGGATTGCACACTATTTATATACCAATAAACTGCACGATGAGAAATTTTTACGAAAATGTACGTATGGATTCAAACAGTTTAAAGAGTATCTTTTAGGAAATACCGAAGATAAAATTGCAAAAACACCAAAATGGGCATCAAAAATTTGTGGAGTTGATGAAAAAGTCATTGAGATGTTGGCCAAAGAGTTTGCTTCTAAACGAACCATGTTAATGGGTGGTTGGGCAACTCAAAGAGCACACCACGGAGAACAACCAAACTGGATGCTCATTACTTTAGCAAGTATGTTGGGACAAATTGGACTTCCAGGTGGAGGTTATGGATGCAGTTACCACTATTCAGGTGGAGGTGTTCCAATGCCAGCAGCAGCTACAGGGAATGCACAAAGTGAAAAATCATTAAATGGTTCAACAGGACCACAAGCAGAAAAAGGTGCATTGTCAGCATCTCCAGGTCTTTCGGGAATGAGTCGAAAAACAAAAATTGATGGTCCGTGGCAAAAGAGTAAAGTTCCTGTGATTCCAGTATCTCGAATTGTTGAGTGTTTAGAAAATCCTGGAAAAGAGATTAAATTTGATGGTAATATCATTAAATATCCGGATATAAGAATGGCGTATTGGGCAGGAGGAAACCCTTTCCACCACCACCAAGACAGAAACAGAATGATCAAAGCGTATCAAAAACTTGAAACATTTGTTGTGCAAGATGCTTTCTGGACAGCCACTGCTCGAATGGCGGATATTATTCTACCTTGTACATTAGAGCAAGAGAGAAACGATATTACAAAAGCGCACTCAAACAGCTATATTTTTGCCATGAAACAAGCCTCTGAACCTTATGGAGAAGCAAAAGACGATTACGATATTTTCACGGAGTTGTTAAAACACTTCTCAAATAAACATGTGCATGCTTTTACAGAAGGTCGAAGTAAAATGGAGTGGATAGAACATTTTTACAACGCTTCATATGAAAAAGCAAAAAATTCAGGGGTTAAAATGCCTTCTTTTAAAGAGTTTTGGGAAAAAGGATATTGTGAATTTGAAACACCTGAAGTTGCTAAAAAATTTGTCAGATTTGAGGATTTTAGAAAAAATCCAATCGTTAATAGACTGGGAACACCATCGGGTAAAATTGAGATTTTCTCTAAAAAAATTGCAAGTTATGACTATGATAATTGTAAAGGGCACCCAATGTGGTTTGAACCAATGGAGTGGTTGGGATCAGAAAAAGTGGACAAATATCCATTGAACCTTATTTCTCCTCACCCAAAATACCGATTGCACTCTCAATTGAATAATACATGGTTGCGACACCTTGAAGAGGTCAATGGAAGAGAGCCTATTTGGATCAACACCAAAGATGCAAAAAAACGTGGTATTAAAAATGGTGATGTGGTCAGAATTTTCAATGACAGAGGACAAATCTTAGGTGGTGCCGTTGTGACTGAATATGTCAAAGAAGGTGCAGTCAGAATGCAAGAAGGAGCTTGGTATGACCCAAGTGAAGCAGGTGAACCTGGAACACTTTGTCGACATGGGGATGTGAATGTACTTATCCCTGATGTGGGTACGTCAAACCTTGCACAAGGAAATCAAGCAACTGCGCTGGTTGAAATTGAGAAATTTAAAGAAGAAGTACCTGAGATTGGTATCTTTAAATCGCCTGCTATTAAAGGAGCCTAA
- a CDS encoding DUF695 domain-containing protein — translation MENEDWRLVHTNDINQILKVRTHIIDKKKSVFKELLIIKHQYTTSDDVLFPEVSTLGFLNSLEQQALLPLEKEGVFVFVATNIAKGNIELYLYCKDAKSAVMLCIETLKKMPAFKVEFEIRNDPNWSQFILLNV, via the coding sequence ATGGAAAATGAAGATTGGCGATTGGTGCACACCAATGATATCAACCAGATACTCAAAGTGCGTACGCATATCATTGATAAAAAGAAGAGTGTTTTTAAAGAACTGCTCATCATCAAACATCAATATACCACTTCAGATGACGTGCTGTTTCCAGAAGTAAGCACCTTGGGCTTTTTAAACTCATTGGAGCAACAAGCCCTGCTTCCTTTAGAAAAAGAGGGTGTGTTTGTATTTGTAGCAACCAATATTGCTAAAGGTAACATTGAACTCTATTTATATTGTAAAGATGCAAAAAGTGCTGTGATGTTGTGCATTGAAACACTTAAAAAAATGCCTGCGTTTAAAGTGGAGTTTGAAATACGAAACGATCCGAACTGGAGTCAGTTTATATTGCTGAATGTGTAG
- the dksA gene encoding RNA polymerase-binding protein DksA, with the protein MKKRGLSVKHVEEIKELLLANKQKIESVLERINGEYESLSEMDLNDEADFAAASRDYVTDVNIQKQQMAELAAINRALAKIASGAYDGLCEMCDSEITLARLRVKPHAVYCIDCRTYMDNKK; encoded by the coding sequence ATGAAAAAACGAGGATTAAGTGTTAAACACGTTGAAGAAATAAAAGAACTTTTATTAGCAAATAAACAAAAAATTGAATCGGTCTTAGAAAGAATCAATGGTGAGTACGAGTCTTTAAGTGAAATGGACTTAAACGACGAAGCAGATTTTGCAGCAGCAAGTCGAGATTATGTCACGGATGTGAATATTCAAAAACAACAAATGGCAGAACTTGCAGCGATTAACCGAGCGTTAGCTAAAATTGCAAGCGGGGCATACGATGGTCTGTGTGAGATGTGTGATAGCGAAATCACGCTTGCACGTTTACGTGTCAAACCACATGCGGTGTATTGCATTGATTGCCGAACATATATGGACAACAAAAAGTAA
- a CDS encoding DUF6988 family protein, producing the protein MNITTYIETSKQIEDEITHVLAGRTCNSERESIVAGYLSLVQQHHKAIRVLIANGLYSSAFALGRPMLEALYRGTWLGVAATDDEVEAFNRNKEFSFKSQYILAKAIDEVIGDDTFYTVLEENATLLNSMTHGGMEQIGRQFNETGNVIESSFKEEELFELLSNAHANMGMMLLTFNIFQQDLALESLAKQLLE; encoded by the coding sequence ATGAACATCACCACATACATAGAGACATCAAAACAAATTGAAGATGAAATCACCCATGTCCTTGCAGGTCGTACATGTAACAGTGAACGAGAGAGCATCGTTGCAGGTTATTTATCTTTGGTACAGCAACACCACAAAGCCATTCGCGTGCTTATAGCAAACGGATTGTACAGTTCGGCATTTGCTTTAGGACGACCTATGTTAGAGGCGTTGTATCGTGGAACATGGTTGGGAGTTGCCGCAACCGATGATGAGGTGGAAGCCTTTAATCGCAACAAAGAGTTCAGTTTTAAATCTCAATATATTTTAGCCAAAGCCATCGATGAAGTCATTGGCGATGATACCTTTTATACCGTGTTAGAAGAGAATGCCACACTTTTAAACAGCATGACACATGGCGGCATGGAGCAAATCGGACGACAGTTCAATGAAACTGGAAATGTCATTGAGAGTTCATTTAAAGAAGAAGAACTTTTTGAACTGCTTTCCAATGCCCATGCGAACATGGGCATGATGCTGTTGACGTTTAATATATTTCAACAAGACCTTGCTTTAGAGAGTTTGGCCAAACAACTTTTAGAGTAA
- a CDS encoding MarR family winged helix-turn-helix transcriptional regulator, with product MNYALRKSIGYSLSKCANTINQNLNKLLLPYGIAIEQRATLEIIKYEKDVTQTIIADMLRKDKTTICRTLNALEKKGFITKSDSENDKRSKTIQLTSKGEEILQQTHATISAFRQQLSNKLSPEEITALFNSLDKLSS from the coding sequence ATGAATTATGCATTAAGAAAATCCATCGGTTATAGTTTGAGTAAATGTGCCAATACCATCAATCAAAATTTGAATAAGCTTTTACTCCCTTACGGTATTGCCATAGAACAACGAGCAACATTGGAAATCATCAAGTATGAAAAAGATGTCACTCAAACCATAATTGCGGACATGTTACGTAAAGACAAAACAACGATTTGTCGAACGCTTAATGCTTTAGAAAAGAAAGGTTTCATTACAAAAAGTGATTCTGAAAATGATAAACGAAGTAAGACCATCCAGTTAACTTCTAAAGGTGAAGAGATTTTACAGCAAACACACGCAACCATTTCAGCCTTTAGACAACAACTTAGCAACAAACTTTCACCTGAAGAAATAACGGCTCTTTTTAACTCCCTTGATAAACTCTCTTCTTAG